In Macrobrachium nipponense isolate FS-2020 chromosome 13, ASM1510439v2, whole genome shotgun sequence, the DNA window AAGTACAAAGAGGCTGTAAAAATTGGAATTATGCGTTTAAAAAATAACAAGTTGCTACCCCTAACCCCCGGCCCTATCTGTCTCCCACGCAAATAATAGACTTGAAGCTGTAGGTACTTAAAGCGTAATATTTTTGTCACTAGAAAAAATGATAATtgagaaattctttattttagtaATCTGAAAATTATGCTGAACAGGGGCTTGAAATAGtcatgatttttaattttaagcaatttaattataaaaattgaaaaataagtgTATCGAAGTGTTTAATGAAGGTCATTTTAATTTGTTAGCACATTAATTTCATCAGAAAGTTAGTGTAGATCATCCACAtcttttttgtaattgaaaatacATTCACTGCTATTTTACAGATTTTTGGaatgattttgttttaatgtatgtTTGTTGTCCTCCTGGGCGAGACCTATTGTCTATCAGACtcaaaaggaaataattaaaGAATTTCCTACGGATTCTccaatatctaaaaatatttggAGTTTAAAGAAATTGCAAaagcaacaaataaaatattattcatcAACTCGACTCTGAAACGcataatttacattaatttatagGTAGTAAATTCTGAATTATCTTATAAATTCTACGAAATATTTGAGAGATTAGCTGTAATTTGCTTAACTGAATCAACTCGACAGGAACAAGActaataaaatagattttttttctaaaacaactAAGAATATGCTTATGAAAGTAGTTTGTGAATATGcatattaagaatattaagaaGCATTATCTTCTTATAAGCTAAAAAGTTTCATTAACGTAAAGTTTGCGCAAACACATATCTGTCTTTCTACATACATATACCCCGACTAGTTAAAATGGTACATTAAAATAATCTTATTGGGATTGCTTATGGATTTATTTTATAGCCTAATTGTCTATGTAgaatatatgttaatttttcaGTGATAAAGATAATGCGAGTAAGCAAAGTTCCCAACATTATTTCAGTACTGCAAAGGCGTTTTAACTCTACCATAAACATCATCATATGACTGATCTTAAGTACACCGTTATGCAAAATAAGATGAGTCTTATTTAGCATTACGGTTTGTTAGATTCCACGTTCATGTTTAAGAGCACGCCAGGCGCTAAATTCTACCCATGTTAATTACAGTAGTAGGTTCAAGCaattcattttatttgatttaaattgGCAGAAGAAGCTTCTgcactattgttattattctttgttcGACTTCAAGTAGATACGTATTTGCATCTTTTCATGTGAATGAAATATGACTGGTATCGGATCTATGTCATTTTGAACTCTTTATAaaactgtattactttgtgcTATATGAATTACTCTGTGATAAACGTTATTTCTTCTGCGTTGCATGCCCTTAAACGTGTGTCACTCAGTTAATATATTTGTATCAATTTTGAATGAAGTACCATGGCAAAAACAAAAGTTCAAGTTTTTGAGTCATGAACAGTTTACTTAAACGCTTCATAAGATCGTTTCATATTTCTGTAAGATCCATTTAATCAAATCTTGACCTAAGGACTTTGTTAAAGGTACATTTTCCTAACACCCTAGAACAAAGCCTTTTGATAAACGGGTACCCTGATTAAAGTCTTGATCAGTGACCTCTGGGAAGGGGCCAATTAAATATTTACCAAAGGCTGTTGCTCATTTCCCCATGATCATAAACTTGTTTTACCGCTGCACTTGACAGTGACCCATTCCCTACATCCTAGTCCTTATTTtcacagtttttgtttttgtcaaaAGGATAAATTTAGTGCAATGGTTTACGTgagaatatatttacaaacagttTAAATTCGATATTTGcaaggaatctttaaaaaaactaaCGCTTCAGTTAACGATCGCTAAAATTTCTGGtatctttattgttttaatttattaatttattttagacTAGAGGCCGAGAGGCCGGAGGAAGATATCCTCGGCCATTTGGCAAATTCAGCACTAAGGAATACTAAACCATCGGAAATTGTAAGTAGGCTCGCCAGAAAAGTCAGCCGATACGATCTATCAGAATAAACAGAACGAAATTTTAACGGGGTTGATAACTTTTCAAACGCAATACATTAAAGATGAGGCCAAATATAACTACTCATCATTCAAGAGTGCAATAAGGACTAAAATTCTCCTGTTCCAGGagtattttatcattatgaaagAAATAAGATCGCGTTTAATTCATAATTGGATGTTTATGTATAAGATTCGTTCCTGTAACTACCCCTAGACAGTTGATCGTCCATTGCATGAGAAATCCATCTCCTAACGTATTATAACGCTGTTTGTATTCCAGTAAAGATTAGGAAACAAAGACATGACTTGCAGACTTtgcataaataataagaatacatTTTTCCTGCTGTTCAGTTGATATATTATGTGCATTATCCTTCCTCAAAATGATGGAAAACCATTTTCTCTTCAAACACAGGATCTAATTATACTTTTGCTTCCAGAAACCTGTAGTTTTACATTTTCTATAGCAATGACTTTCATAGCAACAAGACAATTTTCTTGAGGAATTGGCTTGAAGGGTTTTGATATATTCTGGAAAATAATAAATCTATTCAGGTTGACTGCAGTTAAATGATGTATTGGAATAATGTTTAGATTGCCTCTTGAATTTTTTTGAATTTGATACAGTTTGGGGAGTCATGAATCTATTTAGGTAGATTGCAGtgtgaagatatttatttctgattAAAGCTAAAATTATCTACTGGAAGTCTGACCTAGTTTGGGGAAGATTTAGAGAATATTTGTCTCCCAGTAAATTTAAGACATCTTTCAGGATCTTGCTAGATTTCTTTTGAGGAATTACGGATCTACATAGGTAGATGAAAATGAGAAGATATTTATTTATGAGTAAATATAACTTTTTGGGTAATAATAATGGACATATTCTGGTAAATACTTATGTAAGATCATGAATAATACCCTAAAGTTTATTGGTAATTTCTAATTTTTGCAGAGGTtacaaaccttaaaaaaatataaagatacacaattaagcaagtattatataAGTTTGCAAAAAATGCAACAGCTTTCCTATTTTATAAAAACTCATATAATATGTGCAAAGAAGCATGAGAGCTATGCAATATGCAAATTGATAGAGAAATTCGGATGAAGATTACTTTTCTTTTCCTGGTGATCCTTCCGAAATTAAGAAATGATCAACATTTAGAAAAGGCATGGATTATCCAATATCACACCAAAGGCGGTTTCCAACGAGAGCTCTTTTTGGCACCTTTTAGTATTTCGCCACCAAAACGACAACTAAGTAGCCAAAATTGACAACTATGTAACAGCCAATATTCGTGGCGGAAATGAAGCCAAACGTGTTCATTTTTTGTGGCGTGTCACCTTtatgaatttttcagatttcagaTCTGCCATCAACGAGAAAAGAATTTAGTGTTTTGGAAAAGGTTAAGTAACAGCTCTAACATTTTTAATTATCTTGCAACTTGGCAAAAGGAAAGCTTCACATACCGACAAAGCGTGGCTTCAAAATTATCTTTGGGAGAATGATATATTGGTTATGTGGCGCCAAAATTTAGGGTCCAGTGACTGAAACGCGTCGGAAATTGCGCTCGTTTTCCACCGCCTCCAATAAACTCAACGTCATGCTCAGGGGAGCTGGCAGATGTAGTGCCCACGAGTGTCGCAGTCCTTGGCGGCGAGCAGTGGCCCGGTGGGCGAGAGGAACACCATGATGCAGTCCCCGAAGTCGACGTCGTAGAAGGCGGTGGGGTCGTCAATGACGTCCGCCTGAACCACCTCGATGGGCCTTCCCGAATGCGACCATTCGAAGGTCGACGTGTTTCCCACCCGGCGGCCTCCGAGCCAAAGACGGGAGAGTTCTCCGTTGTAGATTTCTTTGGCTCCTGGGGACGGAAAAAGgggaattttcatttttcagctgATCGAGGAAATGGAGCCAGGTAATACTCACAGGAGGATGCAGAAAATTGCTtataatgatacacacacatacgcgcgcgcgtgcacacacacacacacacatatatatatataaaattatatatatatatatatatatatatatataatatatatatatatatatatatatatttatacaaactaATACAGAGCGTAGCAAAGACTGGCGAAGAACGCTTTTTAAGGTGTGGATAGATCCCTTGTTTAATTAACTGGTCAGATTTCTTCTtctacacacatactcacactgacacacatacatatatatatatatatatatatatatatatatatatatatatatatatatatatatatatatatatacatatatatatatatatatatatatatatatatatatatagtatatatatatatatgtgtgtgtgtgtgtgtgtgtgtgcgcgcgtgttgtgtgtttttgtgtgtatgtattgaaaAAGGATGATGGAAGCATAGTTCAGAGGTGTCATATAATGTGGAATTGCGGTTATATTAGAAGGCAATTCGAATGAAATTGGTTTGTGCATAATATGGCAATCAGGTGTTCTCGGCATTAAAGAAGCGTAAaagtttcacgagagagagagagagagagagagagagagagagagagagagagagagagagagagagagagcaggggtaGGGTTAATGCAGAGGGGGGAAACTGAGAAGAATTTTGACTTACTGCCCATGTTATAAAGTTCGGCGATGACAGCGCTGAAGTATTTGGGCTCAGCCCCAATACCTCCAGCTTGCTTGCAGAAGCGCTGTGCCTCCTTCCAGGTCAGCTGAGGAATGTATTGGTGGACGTAGTAGCACTCCCCCAGGACATGGTGGTATGGCGGAGGGCAGTATTTATAGCctggaaagagaataaaaatagtcAATCGGTGAAGAGACGTCCGATATATCTTGACGTATTTTAATTTAGCTGATGATAGAGATACTACCGgttaagaaataaaacatcattgtGTACAggcatacgcatacacacacatatgtatatatatatatatatatatatatatatatatatatatataaaatgaacgaACAACAACGTTatccaaagaaaatatatatatatatatatatatatatatatatatatatatatatatatgattataatcactttagcacatgattcgtttatcacacatatccctgtcttttatctttcacctgtggatatgtgatatatatatatatatatatatatatatatatatataaatatatatatatatatatatatatatatatatatatacatatatataaacatatatgcatatgtataagtatatataatatacatatatatagttatgagtGTTTTTGGGCGTCTGTGTTTGTgtgattgtatgtgtgtgtgtgtacacgtgatGGCTGTCACGAATTTTACACATGCCTTTACGCATGAtaaaaaattaagctacaattaaCACAGTAATAACCGATTCTCTTACGTCTAAGGAGTTATTTACACCTGAGGGCAAGAGGACAATAAACCAAATAAAGCATCCATTTGAATATAAAGCGCGTTATTACTGTACTTCAGTGCGAAGGAGAGAGATCCGGAACTGGCAGTCTGTGCATCCAGAACAGTTACGTGATTACGGCTGTTCCTACGTGTCTTTATTGTCATACAGTGTCCTGCCCTTGGGAAGGGTCAATGCTATGATAGGGACTGTAGACTTTAACGAGACATTTCCGGTGCTTCAGCCCATCCAATGAATACCCTCTCTGTCTCTATGTGCCTCTCTGCCTCTCGGTCTCTCCGTAAGTTGTGGGCATCTGTGTACCTGGTATGCAAAGCATTTCGGCAACTCAAGTACCATTTCGAAATTGAGGACGCTTGAGGTCAAGGAAAATCTGTTGCCAGGCGAAGCAGAATCGCAAAAAGCTCCTCTGTGACCGGCAAGAGGAAAAGGGGCTAAGGGCATCAATCATGCTTGTCCAGCTGCGTGACGTAAGCAAATGCACTTCCTAATAAATACCTCGGGGCAGGGGCAACACGTGTGACGTCAGCGTGACAGCGACGCTGAGGACTGATGAGTGGATTCCGACGGATTTCGACTATTAATCGCCCGTCACGGACAGCTGCGATTTTTGTTTTCGACCTCAAAGAAAACGAATAGAAATAAACAACTTGAAAGAGTTCGATAGTTTATTAATGCTGTCCAGTGCCTCCTTCCAGACTTCAGTAGCGGGCTTAAGTATTGGGTTCAGAGTTATGTAACTTGGCTTATAAATCTTTTTATGTAGGTTCATGCTTGGTCAAGATTCAccagacctgtttttttttttttttacttattttttgttattatttgtttttttaagggcAATAACCCTACTTTCGGTAATGCCATGAGCATCTGCTTTAGctttgttatatacatacatacacacacatacatacatacacgcacacacacacatacacacacgcacacacacacacacacacatatatatatataatatatatatatacattatatatatatatatatatatatatatatatatatatatatatatatatatatatatataatatatatattttatagatctATTTTACCGACGTAAACATTCCCTTCTAGCTTGCTTATGGTCCAAGAATTTTGTTCTGTAATTTGGTACCTGGTTAAAGTAACTTGTTTCTCTGTAGATCTGCAATTACTGACAAACAAAGGCATCTGTTATGTGGCTGGACACTTAGTTAGGTTCACTCTTTTCCGCTGACTTTAGTTATCTAGTTTTATTAAGGTTACGCCTTCGACTCACTGCTCTTCAATTTTTAAAGGGCTGGGACAAGATTTCAAATGAATGATGCCTTATGGATCCGCTGTTTCCTAGGGCTGGTAGGACAGAATAGTAAGGGATTACCTGGCGACTGGAAAGTTTAGGAATCTCCTTGGCATGTTCTACTATGATGGGGTTGGTAGGAGATTACCCAgatatttacaggtttgggaactCATTAGTCAGTGGATTTTTCAATGgatttaaaactttacaaaatctGGTGCACTTTTTAAATGCTGCACAACCACTTAGCTTTCATCAAACGTAATCCCAAAACTAGACAAAGTTCCTGCAAATATATCGACCATTGTAATGTATCATGCACCAATGAATtctcatatttgaaaaaaaatatgaattattgaatattttgtgaaaaacatttttgaaatttttatatggttGAATGAAAGTCTCCATTTAACAGGAAAATCATGATTGCAAAGAGCCGATAGTGATATTGTAAATAACTCGAGCACTGAATAAGCGTGGGTCACAACTATATATTCAAATTATTCATCATTATACTTGCTTTCACAACACTATATAAAGCCACTTTACTtttcatacaacacacacacacacatatatatatgtatatatattagataattatatatatatataataattatatataagatatataataatttaatagaacgagagagagaaagagagagagagagagaggaagagagagagagagagagagagaacacctttGTTAATCAACCAAGTAAACGGAAAGCAGTGAGGAGAAAATTAATTAGAAGTGGAGTCATGTTTTATTTGTTGATAAATGTTGATAAATTTGTAATAAACGTTAATCTAATGTAGACTTAGGTACCCGTAATGGGGATGAAGAGGATTGACCTTCTCAATTGCGGAATACAGATTTTGTTTACGATAATAAAAtctttatcgagagagagagagagagagagagagagagagagagagagagaggtgcataaAGAATATGCATGAAGTATTCAACATAATcctaatatttcttattttacatgttaattctatagatatttatttctaaaatatttttaagaattcaGAATCGTacatgttttacattattttcattaacGTTGCTTTCTTTCCTATATATAACCTGATATATAGTATCATGTTTAAAACTTAGAAATGTAACTTATTAATCAGGCCCAATCCATGCAGACTTATGAGTTGAAATCACGACATATGTACAAACATGCAATGATCTCGTGGCAAATGACCCATTTATGGTCAGTTTCAGTGACACAATAAGCGTTAGCAGGTCTCTTGCTTGGAATGTTTGAGATATTACTAGCAGTGACTAAGTTCTAGTGACATGTGATCTAGCCATACCACTTAGTTGCCAATATGGTTTTTATGAACAAATCTTTGTATGTATatgagtacattatatatatatatgtatatatgaatattatttatataatctaattatctaatatattataatatattaatatagacgatagatatatatatatgcatagcctttatgtgtatgtgtgtgcgtgtgtatttgtatgtgtatgtacgtatgtgtgtgtgtgtgtgtattttccgtTTATCAATATTTCAATGCTGTATGTAGCTGAGACACAggcaaactaataaaaataacaaaggcTGCTTTGTTGTGATGTAGATCTTCAGGGACTACATAATCGAATAAGGTTTAAGAAACTTTAACTCAGCTTCTGTAATAAGAAGGCCGATGAATGGCACATTCTTTAAAGCGGGAATACCTTACTATTAGACTGAGAAAATCTCCTACAGGTTAATATCTGGTTTCTTAATGTCAAACGTCAATAGCAATAGTaacgataaaatatattttaaaaatttcctttgCTTATATGATTTAGTCTCAAATTATATATGTAACAAAACGTTAAATGAAAAGGTATGAATCTAACCTGTTCTTTTCACAGTATTGTTACAGGCTCAAGTCACGTTCAGGACTCACTGGCATTCCACACTGATTGTATTAATTGCAACTGACCGAAAAATGGTTCATGATGTTTGAATCCCTTCCATTGTAGATGTGTACGTTCCTAGGGACTGAACTTCTTTCAGTATACCTGAGACTCAGTTCCTAGTAACTGGATTTTTGTCAGTACAACTGAAGTTCAGTTTCTACTAATAGTCTCAATACTTatgttttcctttcattcaaATGGTCATCAGAAAGAAATATAAGGCTCTGCCCTCTAGGTGTTACTTTAGAAACCTATAACCCTACTTTTTCTGTAAACATTGTCTTTATTAACACCATACTCAGCTTCTCTTTTCTTTGTCCTGATTAGTTTTCTCAAAATATTCCCCACGATTATTTATGGATGCTTGAGTGTTTGCTGTTTTCTGTGTACTTTGCGTTTTAATTCATTTGTCATATTTAAACAAGGAGAAGAGTTTATTCTTAAATTACGCAATAACAACATGAGAAACAAATTTTTTCAAAACTTACCTGGCAATACAGATTTCACAATCTTGCTCAAGTCACCGAGGAGAGCTGCAATAGGAGGTAAGGCCGACCCGTACTGTACTTGTCCAGTTAGGACCACCATTAGCAATAAGACTAGAGATGATCTTGTCATTTTCGGTACTAACCTGAAAAGAAAGAACTgcattcttttaaaaacatatgaataattacatacaaacatatatatattatattatatatatatatatatatatatatatatatgagagagaatgCACTTATAAGCTTACGTAAATATGATATTTAAGAGCTAAGATTGAAATTTCATTTGCAACAACTTGGGTTAAATTTGTAATAGAAAttataacaaatttcttgcaattaGCTTCAACTGATTTATTCAGTACAGCACGTGTATTAAGAAATAGTGGAAATAATCCACAATAATTCATCTATTGTAggcaaataatatattattaattatttcgtattaaaaaatacatttattttctgtataaATAATCATCAGTAGATATTTCATCATCCGATTCCTCTTTCCTAACAATGTTCCCATCATACATACACGTGTAAATTACACAGATTTATAATACATAAGCTCCTATCTAAAAGAGATTTATCTCCTTTAGATAGATCGGATCTCAGTAGTAAGTCTCcttttcctaatattagcagttatggcTTGagccatcgacggatggtctcttatttgtcaatttttcaaaagttgtttttttatcggagacctttcacattcacaattgatccctgatcccaaATTCCTGCCGCGAGGGACCAGATTTGCCGAACGGCAGCACCAATACACAGTAattgtgcctcgctgtcgaacttctcagctcCATATGTTCCTTTACTCCTCATGCCGTTGGGCTGTGGAACAGTTCCCCTGAGGAAGTTGTCCAGATGGAACATCAAAAGTTTAAAGATGGAATGACTTACTAGTATAAGacaattctctttgtattttaataattcatttaaatttttatccATGTACTTATTAAttggtaattattttttcttttcaaataactaatctttttattctgtatttcgtattaccttctgttac includes these proteins:
- the LOC135225660 gene encoding uncharacterized protein LOC135225660, with the translated sequence MTRSSLVLLLMVVLTGQVQYGSALPPIAALLGDLSKIVKSVLPGYKYCPPPYHHVLGECYYVHQYIPQLTWKEAQRFCKQAGGIGAEPKYFSAVIAELYNMGRAKEIYNGELSRLWLGGRRVGNTSTFEWSHSGRPIEVVQADVIDDPTAFYDVDFGDCIMVFLSPTGPLLAAKDCDTRGHYICQLP